The genome window AATATTTAGTAGGCTAAGCAGTTAATTATGAAAGATTAACTACTTTTTTATGTTTATTCTATAATATATTAGTATATAATAAGGAAATACTAATATATAGTTAGGTAAAACTTGATAAAATAAAAATAGATGTACCATCAATTTACATTTTATATCAAATTTATTTATGATAAAACTGAAATTAACATAACATATGTAATGTATGTTTTTAAAATTTAATATATTTTGTTTTATAGTACATCTATTTTAATAAGTTTACATAATTTTATTATATTGTACAATATTAATCATTTATTAGTACTCCATTTAATGAAAAAGTTCTAGGTTCAGTAATTCTAACCATAACTAATTTCCCAATTAAATCATCATTTCCGCCTTCGAAATTTACAAGTTTATTTTGTCTAGTTCTACCAGCAAATTTATTCTCATTATTTTTACTTCTTCCTTCAACTAAAACTTCAACTATTCTATTTTTATATCCATTATTTATATCTGCTGAAATCCTATTTACAGCTTCTAACACTCTATTAAATCTCTCATGTTTTATTTCTTCTGGTATTTGATTTTCCATTTTAGCAGCAGGTGTTCCCTGTCTTTTGGAATAAATAAATGTAAAGGCTGAATCATATCTAACTTTTTCAACTACATCTAAAGTATCCAATAAATCTTCTTCTGTTTCTCCTGGAAAACCTATCATTAAATCTGTTGAAAAAGCAATGTCTGGTACTTCTTTTTTAGCCTTTTCTATTATTTCTAAATAATATTCTTTTGTATAATGTCTATTCATTTTTTTCAAAAGACTACTGCTTCCACATTGTATTGGTAAGTGTAAAAATTCACATACCTTATCACAATCTCTAATTGCGTATATTACTTCATCAGATATATCTTTTGGATGAGATGTCATAAATCTAACTCTTTCAATTCCTTCTATCTCATTTACTTTTCTTAGAAGTTCTGCAAATGTAACTGGATTTTCAAGTGTCTTACCATAAGAGTCAACATTTTGTCCAAGTAAAGTTATTTCTTTCGTTCCATTTGCTACAAGTTCTTTTATTTCATTAATTATATCTTCAGGAGTTCTACTTCTTTCTCTTCCTCTTGTATATGGAACTATACAATACGTACAGAAATTATTGCATCCATACATTATATTTACAAACGCTTTTAGTTCAAATTTTCTATTACTTCTAAGACCTTCTATTACCTCTCCATCTACATCCCATACATCTACTAACATTTTGTCAGAATTCATTGATTCTGTAAGTAATTGTGGAAATTTATATAGATTATGTGTTCCAAATATAAGGTCTACATGTTTATATTTTTTTCTTAGTTCTTCTACAACATGTGGCTGTTGCATCATACACCCACATACAGCTATTTTCATATTTGGATTTTTTCCTTTTAGATGTTTTAATTGTCCTAAGTTGCCATATACTTTTAGCTCTGCATTTTCTCTGACTGCACATGTGTTATATATTATTAAATCACTTTCTTCAGCCATCATTGACATTTGGTATCCCATTTCTTCTAGCATTGAACATAATTTTTCTGAATCATGTTCATTCATTTGGCATCCAAATGTTTGAGTAAACACGAGTTTCCTCTTTCCTGTTCTGTTGAAGTATTCTTCGTTTTGTCTGTGTATTTGTTCTATATATTTATCTTGTTCTTGTATTTTCTCTATAGGTATTGTTACTTGTTTTCTTTTGCTCACGTCTATTCCTCCTAGTTAATTTCTTATATTACACATAACCTTAATTATATCAAATAAGAAAAATCTTTTAAAGATATTATTTTTCTACATATGTTTTGATGATAAATTTAATAATTTAAATATAGTATATTTCT of Clostridioides sp. ES-S-0054-01 contains these proteins:
- the miaB gene encoding tRNA (N6-isopentenyl adenosine(37)-C2)-methylthiotransferase MiaB — encoded protein: MSKRKQVTIPIEKIQEQDKYIEQIHRQNEEYFNRTGKRKLVFTQTFGCQMNEHDSEKLCSMLEEMGYQMSMMAEESDLIIYNTCAVRENAELKVYGNLGQLKHLKGKNPNMKIAVCGCMMQQPHVVEELRKKYKHVDLIFGTHNLYKFPQLLTESMNSDKMLVDVWDVDGEVIEGLRSNRKFELKAFVNIMYGCNNFCTYCIVPYTRGRERSRTPEDIINEIKELVANGTKEITLLGQNVDSYGKTLENPVTFAELLRKVNEIEGIERVRFMTSHPKDISDEVIYAIRDCDKVCEFLHLPIQCGSSSLLKKMNRHYTKEYYLEIIEKAKKEVPDIAFSTDLMIGFPGETEEDLLDTLDVVEKVRYDSAFTFIYSKRQGTPAAKMENQIPEEIKHERFNRVLEAVNRISADINNGYKNRIVEVLVEGRSKNNENKFAGRTRQNKLVNFEGGNDDLIGKLVMVRITEPRTFSLNGVLIND